In the genome of Leptidea sinapis chromosome 44, ilLepSina1.1, whole genome shotgun sequence, the window cgatacctacacggggagtgagactaGCCTGCTAATGTCTTAATAACGTAATTATTAGGTACTAGTTCTAGCCATATAACGTAAGACAGGgaaaagtgtaaaataaaactaaaaacttttCCAAAAGATCTTGTTATCTGCTTGAGGCTAATATTTCGCTAccttttctttttaatgaaaataatggacgagacgtgcaggacgttcagctgatggtaattgatgctccctgcccattacaatgcagtgccgctcaggattcttgaaatacccaaaaattctgagcggaattacaattgcgctcgtcaccttgagacagtagttgttaagtctcatttgcccaataatttcactagctacggcttcacggcagaaataggcgccgttgtggtacccataatctagccggcaatctttgcaaaagagcctcccactggtgagacCTTCTATGTTGAACTCGTCAATTTTATCTTCAAATCATCACGTTTGCTATCGTACTAATTATAAATAGcctatatttaatattagggCTCAATACaagatattaattatgtataactCGACAACAATATCAAGTGTATCATTTCTTCCAACCAGAGTTCGACCAGCAGTACCGGTTCCACGCGTCCCTGGCTGGTAGCCCCGAGTTGACCTCCTGGTTGCGGTACCTCTACAGCGGCAGACATCACTCAGGGTTCATATTCGGGACGCCGCCAAGAGGGACCCTCTCACCCATTacagtaattatttataacaaatgtttaaaatttaaatcttcGATCATTTATACACGCACATtatcacaaagtgtcatacaaatcgcgagtgttggacgtagcttgtcacgcacactaaactagtattcctggcttgttttcatcggttgtctagcagcaagaggctctgtctatctcgacgtataaattatctaaggcttaAATAATCAGCAGATATAGTAAAATGTTTCACACTATATACTTAGGTCATACTGTAAGTTCTGGATTCTCATTATTCTCTCAAAATATATTCCTTCactatttatatacttttacagCCATTGTATAAAGCAGTTGCTCCAGTCTTCTGAAGGATATCTTGAATGGCTTCTTGGAACGCATTCACCGCCTTTTATACCTCTCAACTTATCTTTAATTTAGGggaataaaaaaatcacaacgTGTAAGGTCCGTACTGTAAGGCGGATGTATCATCAGATCTGTATTTGCGCTTTTAAAAGTTTCAGTAGATGCATCGATCCACACACGCCataaaaataaaggaaataTAAAAGGTTATACATAATTAACATAATtcctaattattaatattatatttaaaaagaaagtaattaaaagctcaaatcctttagggtaatcaaatcaaatctaaatCACCCCACTCGTGTGGGTCAAGGactgacacttatgaatgtttaattgaaattatagAATGGTTAGTAGATATTATAAAGGTTAGAGGCTTGTGGTTTCTTGCTTTTGAAGGTCGTTATATTTTAAtcccattattttttaaaagctgTTTCCTAGAAGTCTTTTATATTAGGAACTAGGAAGCGAATTGGACCATTGTCAGGTTGCGTTTCTGCAATTGCTCTTAGCTTTGACATCCCTAAGTCGTTTGGAACTACTTCAAATTTCACAATATAGCGTGCAAGGCAAGGAGTCTCcctaaataaactttaaagatttttttctcaaatatacatgaaaatattgtcattattttcgaaaaagAACACGAGAAGAATTGAATTTTCggacaaagaaaatcaaatccattgcaggaacgtttgaatttggaaaattCCAACTCTCCTGCAATGTTGTATGAAACGGCGCGGGCGTGctggggttattaaatactctttgatcggatctctTTGGTCATTCTTGGCATACCATAGTCTCTTTGCGTTTGCCTGTCGGcacagatgaaaaaaaaaattggtggcaaagctgaaaattcgtctggatttgttatttacatacctacttcctaaatataaattaaataataattaaaatgagttccAACGGTTCAGAGAGTGAAATGGAGATTGATTGTACTCCACCAGATTTCAGAtcagaagccaaattggcaatgCAAAACCTGCTTACAGCAAAgtcaaaagaaaattaaatttaatgtataatataaaaagtgtgttttatttccttgcattcttttgagaaaagcacTATATATGCCTCGGCGGGAAATGGCAATTGCCTTTCTCGTATTTAGTGAAGTAGTGAAGCTCATACTCTTCCTGCAATTGCCTATTTCCCGGTCTTTgcaataatgtactattattaattactagttAGAAGTAATCGGCTTAAACCGTCAAGACTACGAGACCCGGCGGACAATCCTCACTCTCAACATTCTCCCGAAAGACTCGCTCGCCAGGCACGAGGTGGAGCTGAAGATTGACAACCTCAACGTTGAAGACCTGCTTGATCAGCACAGGTaacttattagttattatttttacttgtcTGATAATGggactattatataatatattaaattgtgatttgaaactcgatgaaacgaaaaagcgagacgatagttgctagctataatttataaaaaaattatggtgAAAAATAGTACATACCTTATATTTATCCTGATACTCTATATCCATCTCAATCTATCTAGCCTacccctgattaaaaatacttattgaaaAGTATTAACAATGATGAAGCTTGAATTGTTTTGAATAaccataatttataaatatatacagtttacatgaagtgagtgtttattttttcaatactttttaatgagttttttttaacaagaacttttcagaagtttcacttctaccgtgtGTAAattgcacacacacacatatttttaaaCGGTGTGTTGCCGGTGATATAagtgacatacggaacgcagacgtggtcgctaactatgagcCTTATGAGGTAGCTCAGAGGGCATTGGAGACGGCTATGTTTGGattttccctgcgagatcgaattagaaatgaggagatccataggagtaCCAAAGTCATCGAAATAGCTCAGAtcgttgcgaaactgaagtggcagtggcagGGCACATGCCTGGTCGCATAGATGGCTATTGGGCCAGTAAAGTcctggaatggcgaccacgtaccggaagacgaggtgtacaagatggaccgacagtctggtcaagatcgccggaataggttgggtgagggcagcgcaggaccgatcgtcgtggcgatctttggtggaggcctttatccagcagtggacgtcttcttgATATGATAATACTTCCTACCTACCAGttgtattgtaattataaattataacgtTTTGGACACAAATAATATTGAGTATAATATGTTACATTTCATAACAGGATGACAAAACTGAAAGACATTCTTCGGACAAAGTTGTGGTTAGAGAGCAACGGAGACCTGTACCCAACGTTCTTGTCTTCCGCCATAGATCTGGGAGCCAGGCTACCATTAAAGCCCAGTGACGGTGAAGGGTACGTATTGAAAATCCAAGTGACATCTGTGTTTGTTCGTCCGCAAAGGCCGTAAacatcgctccacaaaagacttactaactcgactcggCCGAGTGTTAGGCATAACAAGCTTATGCTTTTCCAAgatacgtcagttggtgctggggctgctgcttctactgccgaagacagcaagcgtcgcaaatatgttggtctcagtgagtcatacaatTTTGTGCTGTTTGgcgtcgagacacttggcccgtggggcccagagccgcggagaatgtacaaaatactatcttcgcgcctcaatggCTCACTGGCTCAATGGCtcaaggctactggaaacccaagcgctcgCAGCCATTTCGGTCAACAGaacagcctagctatccaacgcggaaatgctgccagtatttttggtacgcttccacgtaatgatagttttaattttatgtagtcatattaTTGTACatgtagttataagatttattttttttgaataataaatctcaatttatatttttactatacagcttatgtttgttcctggtgtcaaAATTATGCCAAACTATTGACATTAGACAGTGTGATGTcacatattttgcaattttaaaaaaacagCAATGTGTTATCAGCTTACCTGTACTTTATATAATTTGCGGTAAATATTATctaaatcactttttttttcattttaaaagtatttcattaattaaatatctCAAAAAATAGAACTAAGAAAACAACGATTATGATTCAACCATTGAGCACTTCAAGCTCACGATAGTTCCACGAGAATACATTGAGGCTGTATGAAGTTGCTTCCCGTGAACGATGGAAATTCTATTTTTGAAACCCAAATACTGAACGATCCTTTACATCTCGACCACAGATTCAACAATGCGGTTCTTTTTCTCATTATTTCAGTTTGGTGGTACGTTTGGGAAGTTCTGTGCCATTCTCCAGCGAGCTGAAGCGACTTCGAGAAGAGGTGCGTCCACTCTCTCGCCTGCCCAGTTGTCCTCGCGAGTTCAAGCGCACCACTGTTGAGAGACTGTTCCGAGATGCCGGCTTTACTCTGGACTGGTGCAGCTTTGAGCTGGTAAGGCCTAGTTTCAATTCTATATGAATGATTCTCTAAATTGCATTGATACTTGACCATGACCGATTGTGAAATGTAAACCTTTGTTTTAGTACAATACAGTTTACAATGAGCGGTCAACGCAGCGGTACGAATATCTGACAGAGATACCAAACACTAACAGATCCAATAGCAAAGTACTAGGCTCGCATGAAGTGTGGAGAGCTCCGAGTAAACACGCGCTGCCGAGCAGGAGTTACTTGCAGCAGCTGTCTGTGACCATAGCGCTACCGTTGTTGCTGATGCTGCTGTCTGTTGCTACTCTGAGTGCTATCCTGTGCTTCCAATATGCCGGGTAAGTGAGCTCCATCTGTTGTATTGATGGGAATAGTAATAGGATCGCATGAAATGTGAAGAGCTCGGAAGAaacgtttttttatatatttttttaatgaaaataagggacgagaaagAGCGGGACTTTCAGCTgacggtcaggattcttgaaaaacccaataattctgagcgccactacaattgcgctcgtcaccttgagacataagatgttaagtctcatttgcccagtaatttcactaggtacgacgccctttagaccgaaacgcggtaatgtttacatattactgtttcacggcagaaataggcgccgttgttaggttcccattatctagccggcatcctgtgcaaagataCTGGTAATATGTATGGAATAGGAGAGGAAGTTACGAGCATTCGGTGTTCCCTTGTGTGACAGTGCCGTTACTGTGCATTGATTTCGACAtggacttaaaattttatttaaatataacggTGGGAACAAACGGGCAAAAAGCTCACGTGATAGGATGTGGGTGAGACAACCGCCCTGTGGATATCCACAACACCAGGAGTAAAAGATGCCTTTATGTTTGGAGTTGGATGTTCTAAGCTTGAAGGTGCCTCAGTAcaatcggttcgggaaaactatTATTGATTTTACGAAGTGGCTGTGCGGGtgatattgataaacggcgtcatatacacgtatacaatattttagtatcttacacatatattattataatattaagaaaatagagtgtttactgtgtatataaaatgtaatattaactgccttattcataataaaatgattttcgAAGGTATattaaagctatattagttaaaacgtatTCTAAGCCTACCGATCGAACGTTCggtaggcttaaaacacgttttataattccttattcatattctttagataaatctcccataactaatacgtccCTATAGTACGCAAAGTTGccatttcatacaaaaaaacatgattttaactaattaatgAAGAActggaaacagacatcttttcaatgtcaatggtttgtcagttgtcaaaagtcgatgtcaaaataagttcaaacttcaaaaatcaaagttttgaagtctgaacttatttcttcttctttctttctttagttaaaacgtgttttgagcctatcgaacgttcgatataattcattattcatattcgttagataaatctcccataactaatacgtctctatagtacgtaatgttgccatttcatacaaaaaacatgattttaactaattaatgAAGAACTGTCActggaaacagacatcttttcaatgtcaatggtttgtcagttgtcaaaagtcgatgtcaaaataagttcaaacttcaaaaatcaaagttttgaagtctgaacttatttcttcttctttctttcttccaaATACGAGACACCTGATCGATGTCGGTCATTTTTTTTGCGTTCGATTGCtgaaaataggtttatagaagggtcctagctactataagtcacgtcagctttatcgaagagataataagcgttttagctctaatatgcgattatgaataccattttttaacaggCACATATTTATTAGCAATGTTTTGAGtctccgataagtcattatgaataagacagttagtattttagtgcatatgttctacgaaaataaatatCACGAATGcagtattgaagaatcagtttttacctgtgaaatgtttctttagttaGATTGTTGGTGTAGATAATAACACAATCTAATAAGAACACAACAAAACGAtacaaacactaaaattaaatcgcggtccaatttgacaggagactaatggacactaaattgtttcaaaacagtTTCACGGTCCATATATTCCGtgtctttctcacacctaggtttttatgtgaGGATAGctatctcactttcacacagggcTCGCCTATTACGGTACTGTACTTAGTTTATGGTTTGTATAATGTTGTGTTCCAGTGACCGCGAGTCTGACGGTTTTCTGACGGACATCTACCACGTTTGTGCAGATTACAGAAAACGAAGGTTTATTGTAATGAGTATCTAACACAACTGAACAAATATCTTGTTAAACCAATATTTGTGTAATAACATGTGATGTATTAATGTGTTAAGCTTAAACTAAGTTTTCCAATAATGCTCAAACCAAGACGccaagcttagattaaggattggtcgccgctgcgctccaactagatagcgcaggcgtagtcacaaagtaGGCCAACTGATACTTCGCCCAAGTCGGCGTacttgagccagtctcgaagaatgtgtgacgttgacgtgccacatgttctgttaaactttgctaataattgatactaaaatgccgggataggtagtaaaactttgtaaaaataatagtactacaagaaataagaaagtcaCTGAGatcatcaataagtattttattaatttcaatttaaaataacacgaagcttatataataagttacacaatttgaaagatgccattgagtgtcaagatgccacgcacacaagcatataATATgtgcagtaataaaaaaaaaacgattgttCTTATTTGCggtaatccttaatctaagacgtCAAGTTAAAGTATTCTTAAAGTGTGGTTGTTGCAGATGTATCGTTATAAACTcactaattaaatattgtaacacATCATATCATTCTGCTAAATGCTTACATTCTTGTTTATTAACACCCGCACTTGTAAggtttacataaaatatactttattatataaatttcagGGTACAGAAATCGGGTAGAATGGAGCTTTGTAAATACGGGACTGGCAACACTGACCAAACGCAGCTGGCTGACAATGACAGTTCGAAAAGCTTAGGAGCCAGGTACGTCAAACGTATGCTGGATTATAACTCTAAAAAAAAGAGATAATGCCAACGTTGCTCTTGGTAAAAACAGTTTTTATCAATCCAAAAAGCATAAAGCCTTTATATGTACATTTTGCCTGTCCGTTAATATTTCTAAGACTGCTTGGAATCTCTAAgtgaaattatacaaaaaaaaatatgtaacattTTATAGCACCTATTTAATGTTCACAGAAGCAAcgtatcatattattattaacgcaTTAATCATATTGAAACAGCTCTCAGTTTTCTTATTCAGATTTTCCATAGTACTCAAGAAAAAGACATTATCGTCAAATTTGCAACAAGAATCcgattttttaagtgaaaaaatGCTTGTTTTCGGATCATTAACAACCTTGATGTAATTTTTACTTCTGTCGTGTTAATTTTGCacacattatttttatgtactgTTTCAATTTTACATATTACCAATATTAATTTGTACTAATTTACTTATCAGCCCCAACAACAGTCTAGTCCGGCCGTACAGTCCAAAATCAAGCAGCAACCTGGCCGGAAGCTACCATCGACCCCAGCCTCCCCCCTATTCCAGCGCGACCAACTCTCTCCACCATCGCAGGTCCCTAAACACCGACATACACATTGCATCCGGCAGCGGCCACACTCCAGAACATAACCGCCACTTAGCCTTAGAAGAATCCCTCAAACTACTTAACGAAGCAAATATCGCCAGCGAATTCGATAACCTACTGTTAAAAGACCCTGTTCTCGACTTAACTGACGGTTGTGATGACTATGTCCCGATCCGACCGGACACAATTGATTATGTGCCGCTAAAACCGGATCACGCCGGTTATGTGTCTATGAATCCGGAGTTAGATGACATTATTGTCCCCGAGCTGTCAAAGTTTGGCGTGCCCGGTGTTGGCATTTGACACAACGACGCGCCTGTCAAAACGTGGTTCTGTTAAATACATAATACCGAATTGAAACGTCATCGACTCCTTTTTAGCTgtcaatgatattttaattattcgGTCTAAAAATGGGATAGTTTCTCAAGCTATATTTATTGTAAGAGGCTATACTAACGTAGATAATGTAGTGGTTGCGATTTAGTCTGTAGATATTAAATGATTACCATTTATACTATCTGGGTTTCTGAATagtattaacaaaaaatatcattaactcACTTGATCACTTAGAGtagggattggtctccgctacgctccaactagataccgcaggcgttgtcgcaaagtgcggcaactaatactacgcccaagtgcaTACACGAGCtaatctcgaacaatgtgtgacgttcacACGAAAGCGTATAGTTTTGAATGTGTGAATGTCCTCCTTCTGTCGGAACTTGTAAAGGCAGACACTATAGGTTTATATAACTGTAGTTTTAAATTCGTAGGAATTAGTATCATTGTTATCTAGGAATTAATGTTATAAGTTTATAGAGTTGAAGTAGCTATTCTTAAGAGGGACTCAATAATCTATCTGCATAATTTTGTTGAGATATTTTACATTCTCTGAaccttgtgtatttttttataatacgaATCAAAGTTTGTCTCAGTATACGTTCAGATAAAACCATTGGGGATTGTATGCTTGTCAATTGTATTCGATACTTGTATGTTTTATTCATTGAAAGACTTACCTTGCGATCCAACACTGGAGGTTCAACAAGAAAAAGCGATtcattcgattgtatgaaacgttaAAGAAAACGGCCACAATCCTGTAAaaaaaatccactacgttttaagcaactgttcgcttccaaacttagctggattatacatCGTCGCTAATCACCAtattactgtaattactactatttcaaacttatgtcaaatcactgcacgttacatactaaaataaatttcaatttttacttaggcagtcccgcctcgtataacgtagtatttatatcctctttgttGACAACTACCATCCATGGCACGTGATATTTATTACAAACGTTAAACAAAATTCTGTCGCCATATAATGTTGctataataaatagttttttctaCTCTACTTCTATCTGTCATTCATACAGCCATGATCAGTAATAAAAGTGCTTTATTAAGTCTTTGAAAAACTCTATACTCTATGGCataaaaaagcattgtttacagTACTTTAATGTCGCACAAttgttttggtgccac includes:
- the LOC126977251 gene encoding alpha-sarcoglycan isoform X2, with protein sequence MVLVWLLLVLQPALGLEYHAVETEMFAIPVSPNLFNWTYQEFDQQYRFHASLAGSPELTSWLRYLYSGRHHSGFIFGTPPRGTLSPITLEVIGLNRQDYETRRTILTLNILPKDSLARHEVELKIDNLNVEDLLDQHRMTKLKDILRTKLWLESNGDLYPTFLSSAIDLGARLPLKPSDGEGLVVRLGSSVPFSSELKRLREEVRPLSRLPSCPREFKRTTVERLFRDAGFTLDWCSFELYNTVYNERSTQRYEYLTEIPNTNRSNSKVLGSHEVWRAPSKHALPSRSYLQQLSVTIALPLLLMLLSVATLSAILCFQYAGVQKSGRMELCKYGTGNTDQTQLADNDSSKSLGASPNNSLVRPYSPKSSSNLAGSYHRPQPPPYSSATNSLHHRRSLNTDIHIASGSGHTPEHNRHLALEESLKLLNEANIASEFDNLLLKDPVLDLTDGCDDYVPIRPDTIDYVPLKPDHAGYVSMNPELDDIIVPELSKFGVPGVGI
- the LOC126977251 gene encoding alpha-sarcoglycan isoform X1, translating into MVLVWLLLVLQPALGLEYHAVETEMFAIPVSPNLFNWTYQEFDQQYRFHASLAGSPELTSWLRYLYSGRHHSGFIFGTPPRGTLSPITLEVIGLNRQDYETRRTILTLNILPKDSLARHEVELKIDNLNVEDLLDQHRMTKLKDILRTKLWLESNGDLYPTFLSSAIDLGARLPLKPSDGEGLVVRLGSSVPFSSELKRLREEVRPLSRLPSCPREFKRTTVERLFRDAGFTLDWCSFELYNTVYNERSTQRYEYLTEIPNTNRSNSKVLGSHEVWRAPSKHALPSRSYLQQLSVTIALPLLLMLLSVATLSAILCFQYAGDRESDGFLTDIYHVCADYRKRRVQKSGRMELCKYGTGNTDQTQLADNDSSKSLGASPNNSLVRPYSPKSSSNLAGSYHRPQPPPYSSATNSLHHRRSLNTDIHIASGSGHTPEHNRHLALEESLKLLNEANIASEFDNLLLKDPVLDLTDGCDDYVPIRPDTIDYVPLKPDHAGYVSMNPELDDIIVPELSKFGVPGVGI